One Etheostoma cragini isolate CJK2018 chromosome 6, CSU_Ecrag_1.0, whole genome shotgun sequence DNA window includes the following coding sequences:
- the lenep gene encoding lens epithelial cell protein LEP503, with translation MHPQRPLPQAMPSSSLGQNLRDMAMGLGRGKNFLGGNVAYGFIQSFKECLYFLLCCWCIKEILD, from the coding sequence ATGCATCCCCAGCGTCCTCTTCCCCAGGCCatgccctcctcctctctgggACAGAACCTGAGGGACATGGCCATGGGTCTAGGAAGAGGCAAGAACTTCCTTGGAGGAAATGTTGCCTATGGGTTCATCCAGTCGTTTAAGGAGTGCCTGTActtcctcctctgctgctgGTGCATCAAAGAGATCCTGGACTGA
- the shc1 gene encoding SHC-transforming protein 1 isoform X4 translates to MNRLGGASRRARVEGGQLGGDEWTRHGSFVNKPTRGWLHSDNVVSTAGVSYSVRYMGCVEVLQSMRALDFNTRTQVTREAISVVCEAVPGAKGAQRRRKPSSRCMTSILGKSNLQFAGMTINLTISTSSLNLLASDCKQIIANHHMQSISFASGGDPDTAEYVAYVAKDPVNQRACHILECSEGLAQEVISTIGQAFELRFKQYLKNPPKLVTPHDRMAPFDGSAWEEEDDEAAPPSDVPYYNNFPGKQPPPGGLIDMRTRPGATLPYGQPGQNEIHKQPLPPLPVGAKDGGRELFDDPSYVNVDKPRPPVAPNGNAHRDAFDMKPFDDALGVSGHGGPSSVTTAPPLVQQLQCETWFHGSLSRREAERLLTRDGDFLVRESGTTPGQYVLTGQQGGQAKHLLLVDPEGVVRTKDHRFESVSHLISYHMDNRLPIVSAGSEVCLQQPVEHRA, encoded by the exons ATGAACCGGCTGGGAGGGGCGTCCAGGAGGGCACGGGTGGAAGGAGGGCAGCTTGGAGGAGATGAGTGGACGCGCCATGGCTCCTTTGTCAACAAGCCTACCCGCGGCTGGCTGCACTCCGACAATGTGGTCAGCACCGCCGGTGTTTCCTACAGTGTACGG TACATGGGTTGTGTGGAGGTGCTACAGTCAATGCGAGCGCTGGACTTTAACACCAGAACTCAGGTCACAAG GGAGGCCATCTCTGTGGTGTGCGAGGCCGTGCCCGGAGCCAAAGGAGCCCAGCGCAGGAGAAAG CCTTCCTCACGCTGTATGACATCCATCCTGGGGAAGAGTAACCTGCAGTTTGCCGGCATGACAATCAACCTCACCATCTCGACCAGCAGCCTCAATCTGCTTGCCTCCGACTGCAAACAG ATAATCGCCAATCATCACATGCAGTCCATCTCCTTCGCTTCTGGAGGAGACCCA GATACGGCTGAGTACGTAGCATATGTGGCCAAAGACCCAGTCAACCAGAGAG CATGTCATATCCTGGAGTGTTCAGAGGGTTTAGCCCAGGAAGTCATCAGCACCATCGGCCAAGCCTTTGAGTTGCGTTTCAAACAGTACCTTAAAAACCCCCCCAAACTGGTCACACCTCATGACAG AATGGCCCCGTTTGACGGCTCTGCGTGggaggaagaagatgatgagGCTGCTCCACCTTCTGACGTCCCTTACTATAATAATTTCCCTGGAAAACAGCCTCCCCCTGGTGGACTGATTGACATGAGGACCCGCCCAGGTGCCACGCTG CCTTATGGACAGCCAGGCCAAAATGAAATTCACAAGCAGCCTCTGCCTCCTCTACCAG TGGGTGCTAAAGACGGGGGACGGGAACTGTTCGATGACCCTTCATATGTCAATGTGGACAAACCCCGACCCCCAGTTGCACCTAATGGAAATGCTCACAGAGATGCATTTGATATGA aGCCATTTGATGATGCCCTGGGGGTCTCTGGGCACGGTGGCCCAAGCTCAGTGACAACAGCGCCCCCTCTGGTGCAGCAGTTGCAGTGTGAGACCTGGTTCCATGGTAGTTTAAGTCGCAGAGAAGCAGAGAGGCTGCTGACCCGCGATGGAGACTTCCTGGTGCGGGAGTCTGGGACCACGCCAGGACAGTACGTCCTCACAGGACAGCAGGGGGGTCAGGCCAAACACCTGCTACTAGTCGACCCAGAAGGAGTG gtcCGTACAAAAGACCATCGGTTTGAAAGTGTGAGTCACCTGATCAGTTACCACATGGACAACAGACTCCCCATCGTATCAGCTGGTAGCGAAGTGTGTCTGCAACAGCCAGTGGAGCACAGGGCCtga
- the shc1 gene encoding SHC-transforming protein 1 isoform X1: protein MELVPKTKYTHFRSESLSSTDETNSNPSSFPPSSPATPLTPSPGLPSSLSSSSLTPILAPSSPRPAENSPTTLCSFFPRMGSLRLGVSATLLPGLKASSRQQQPHASVESSGDDQNSFSSSPAFHHPISHLTAPSPPPRPPLQDMNRLGGASRRARVEGGQLGGDEWTRHGSFVNKPTRGWLHSDNVVSTAGVSYSVRYMGCVEVLQSMRALDFNTRTQVTREAISVVCEAVPGAKGAQRRRKPSSRCMTSILGKSNLQFAGMTINLTISTSSLNLLASDCKQIIANHHMQSISFASGGDPDTAEYVAYVAKDPVNQRACHILECSEGLAQEVISTIGQAFELRFKQYLKNPPKLVTPHDRMAPFDGSAWEEEDDEAAPPSDVPYYNNFPGKQPPPGGLIDMRTRPGATLPYGQPGQNEIHKQPLPPLPVGAKDGGRELFDDPSYVNVDKPRPPVAPNGNAHRDAFDMKPFDDALGVSGHGGPSSVTTAPPLVQQLQCETWFHGSLSRREAERLLTRDGDFLVRESGTTPGQYVLTGQQGGQAKHLLLVDPEGVVRTKDHRFESVSHLISYHMDNRLPIVSAGSEVCLQQPVEHRA, encoded by the exons ATGGAGCTTGTCCCAAAAACCAAGTACACCCACTTTCGGAGTGAATCGCTGAGCTCAACTGATGAAACAAACTCCAATCCATCATCGTTCCCTCCTTCCAGTCCTGCCACCCCACTCACTCCCTCCCCTGGTTTACCTTCTTCTCTATCCTCCTCATCTCTCACCCCCATCTTGGCCCCCTCTTCTCCCCGCCCAGCTGAGAACAGCCCCACCACCCTCTGCTCCTTCTTCCCCAGGATGGGATCCCTTCGCCTGGGTGTCTCTGCCACTCTGCTCCCAGGACTCAAGGCTTcgagcaggcagcagcagccacaTGCCTCTGTTGAGTCCTCCGGGGATGACCAGAACAGCTTTAGCTCCTCCCCTGCATTTCATCACCCAATTTCCCATTTAACCGCTCCTTCTCCCCCTCCTCGACCTCCTCTGCAGGATATGAACCGGCTGGGAGGGGCGTCCAGGAGGGCACGGGTGGAAGGAGGGCAGCTTGGAGGAGATGAGTGGACGCGCCATGGCTCCTTTGTCAACAAGCCTACCCGCGGCTGGCTGCACTCCGACAATGTGGTCAGCACCGCCGGTGTTTCCTACAGTGTACGG TACATGGGTTGTGTGGAGGTGCTACAGTCAATGCGAGCGCTGGACTTTAACACCAGAACTCAGGTCACAAG GGAGGCCATCTCTGTGGTGTGCGAGGCCGTGCCCGGAGCCAAAGGAGCCCAGCGCAGGAGAAAG CCTTCCTCACGCTGTATGACATCCATCCTGGGGAAGAGTAACCTGCAGTTTGCCGGCATGACAATCAACCTCACCATCTCGACCAGCAGCCTCAATCTGCTTGCCTCCGACTGCAAACAG ATAATCGCCAATCATCACATGCAGTCCATCTCCTTCGCTTCTGGAGGAGACCCA GATACGGCTGAGTACGTAGCATATGTGGCCAAAGACCCAGTCAACCAGAGAG CATGTCATATCCTGGAGTGTTCAGAGGGTTTAGCCCAGGAAGTCATCAGCACCATCGGCCAAGCCTTTGAGTTGCGTTTCAAACAGTACCTTAAAAACCCCCCCAAACTGGTCACACCTCATGACAG AATGGCCCCGTTTGACGGCTCTGCGTGggaggaagaagatgatgagGCTGCTCCACCTTCTGACGTCCCTTACTATAATAATTTCCCTGGAAAACAGCCTCCCCCTGGTGGACTGATTGACATGAGGACCCGCCCAGGTGCCACGCTG CCTTATGGACAGCCAGGCCAAAATGAAATTCACAAGCAGCCTCTGCCTCCTCTACCAG TGGGTGCTAAAGACGGGGGACGGGAACTGTTCGATGACCCTTCATATGTCAATGTGGACAAACCCCGACCCCCAGTTGCACCTAATGGAAATGCTCACAGAGATGCATTTGATATGA aGCCATTTGATGATGCCCTGGGGGTCTCTGGGCACGGTGGCCCAAGCTCAGTGACAACAGCGCCCCCTCTGGTGCAGCAGTTGCAGTGTGAGACCTGGTTCCATGGTAGTTTAAGTCGCAGAGAAGCAGAGAGGCTGCTGACCCGCGATGGAGACTTCCTGGTGCGGGAGTCTGGGACCACGCCAGGACAGTACGTCCTCACAGGACAGCAGGGGGGTCAGGCCAAACACCTGCTACTAGTCGACCCAGAAGGAGTG gtcCGTACAAAAGACCATCGGTTTGAAAGTGTGAGTCACCTGATCAGTTACCACATGGACAACAGACTCCCCATCGTATCAGCTGGTAGCGAAGTGTGTCTGCAACAGCCAGTGGAGCACAGGGCCtga
- the shc1 gene encoding SHC-transforming protein 1 isoform X2 codes for MELVPKTKYTHFRSESLSSTDETNSNPSSFPPSSPATPLTPSPGLPSSLSSSSLTPILAPSSPRPAENSPTTLCSFFPRMGSLRLGVSATLLPGLKASSRQQQPHASVESSGDDQNSFSSSPAFHHPISHLTAPSPPPRPPLQDMNRLGGASRRARVEGGQLGGDEWTRHGSFVNKPTRGWLHSDNVVSTAGVSYSVRYMGCVEVLQSMRALDFNTRTQVTREAISVVCEAVPGAKGAQRRRKPSSRCMTSILGKSNLQFAGMTINLTISTSSLNLLASDCKQDTAEYVAYVAKDPVNQRACHILECSEGLAQEVISTIGQAFELRFKQYLKNPPKLVTPHDRMAPFDGSAWEEEDDEAAPPSDVPYYNNFPGKQPPPGGLIDMRTRPGATLPYGQPGQNEIHKQPLPPLPVGAKDGGRELFDDPSYVNVDKPRPPVAPNGNAHRDAFDMKPFDDALGVSGHGGPSSVTTAPPLVQQLQCETWFHGSLSRREAERLLTRDGDFLVRESGTTPGQYVLTGQQGGQAKHLLLVDPEGVVRTKDHRFESVSHLISYHMDNRLPIVSAGSEVCLQQPVEHRA; via the exons ATGGAGCTTGTCCCAAAAACCAAGTACACCCACTTTCGGAGTGAATCGCTGAGCTCAACTGATGAAACAAACTCCAATCCATCATCGTTCCCTCCTTCCAGTCCTGCCACCCCACTCACTCCCTCCCCTGGTTTACCTTCTTCTCTATCCTCCTCATCTCTCACCCCCATCTTGGCCCCCTCTTCTCCCCGCCCAGCTGAGAACAGCCCCACCACCCTCTGCTCCTTCTTCCCCAGGATGGGATCCCTTCGCCTGGGTGTCTCTGCCACTCTGCTCCCAGGACTCAAGGCTTcgagcaggcagcagcagccacaTGCCTCTGTTGAGTCCTCCGGGGATGACCAGAACAGCTTTAGCTCCTCCCCTGCATTTCATCACCCAATTTCCCATTTAACCGCTCCTTCTCCCCCTCCTCGACCTCCTCTGCAGGATATGAACCGGCTGGGAGGGGCGTCCAGGAGGGCACGGGTGGAAGGAGGGCAGCTTGGAGGAGATGAGTGGACGCGCCATGGCTCCTTTGTCAACAAGCCTACCCGCGGCTGGCTGCACTCCGACAATGTGGTCAGCACCGCCGGTGTTTCCTACAGTGTACGG TACATGGGTTGTGTGGAGGTGCTACAGTCAATGCGAGCGCTGGACTTTAACACCAGAACTCAGGTCACAAG GGAGGCCATCTCTGTGGTGTGCGAGGCCGTGCCCGGAGCCAAAGGAGCCCAGCGCAGGAGAAAG CCTTCCTCACGCTGTATGACATCCATCCTGGGGAAGAGTAACCTGCAGTTTGCCGGCATGACAATCAACCTCACCATCTCGACCAGCAGCCTCAATCTGCTTGCCTCCGACTGCAAACAG GATACGGCTGAGTACGTAGCATATGTGGCCAAAGACCCAGTCAACCAGAGAG CATGTCATATCCTGGAGTGTTCAGAGGGTTTAGCCCAGGAAGTCATCAGCACCATCGGCCAAGCCTTTGAGTTGCGTTTCAAACAGTACCTTAAAAACCCCCCCAAACTGGTCACACCTCATGACAG AATGGCCCCGTTTGACGGCTCTGCGTGggaggaagaagatgatgagGCTGCTCCACCTTCTGACGTCCCTTACTATAATAATTTCCCTGGAAAACAGCCTCCCCCTGGTGGACTGATTGACATGAGGACCCGCCCAGGTGCCACGCTG CCTTATGGACAGCCAGGCCAAAATGAAATTCACAAGCAGCCTCTGCCTCCTCTACCAG TGGGTGCTAAAGACGGGGGACGGGAACTGTTCGATGACCCTTCATATGTCAATGTGGACAAACCCCGACCCCCAGTTGCACCTAATGGAAATGCTCACAGAGATGCATTTGATATGA aGCCATTTGATGATGCCCTGGGGGTCTCTGGGCACGGTGGCCCAAGCTCAGTGACAACAGCGCCCCCTCTGGTGCAGCAGTTGCAGTGTGAGACCTGGTTCCATGGTAGTTTAAGTCGCAGAGAAGCAGAGAGGCTGCTGACCCGCGATGGAGACTTCCTGGTGCGGGAGTCTGGGACCACGCCAGGACAGTACGTCCTCACAGGACAGCAGGGGGGTCAGGCCAAACACCTGCTACTAGTCGACCCAGAAGGAGTG gtcCGTACAAAAGACCATCGGTTTGAAAGTGTGAGTCACCTGATCAGTTACCACATGGACAACAGACTCCCCATCGTATCAGCTGGTAGCGAAGTGTGTCTGCAACAGCCAGTGGAGCACAGGGCCtga
- the shc1 gene encoding SHC-transforming protein 1 isoform X3 gives MEYMDMNRLGGASRRARVEGGQLGGDEWTRHGSFVNKPTRGWLHSDNVVSTAGVSYSVRYMGCVEVLQSMRALDFNTRTQVTREAISVVCEAVPGAKGAQRRRKPSSRCMTSILGKSNLQFAGMTINLTISTSSLNLLASDCKQIIANHHMQSISFASGGDPDTAEYVAYVAKDPVNQRACHILECSEGLAQEVISTIGQAFELRFKQYLKNPPKLVTPHDRMAPFDGSAWEEEDDEAAPPSDVPYYNNFPGKQPPPGGLIDMRTRPGATLPYGQPGQNEIHKQPLPPLPVGAKDGGRELFDDPSYVNVDKPRPPVAPNGNAHRDAFDMKPFDDALGVSGHGGPSSVTTAPPLVQQLQCETWFHGSLSRREAERLLTRDGDFLVRESGTTPGQYVLTGQQGGQAKHLLLVDPEGVVRTKDHRFESVSHLISYHMDNRLPIVSAGSEVCLQQPVEHRA, from the exons ATGGAATATATG GATATGAACCGGCTGGGAGGGGCGTCCAGGAGGGCACGGGTGGAAGGAGGGCAGCTTGGAGGAGATGAGTGGACGCGCCATGGCTCCTTTGTCAACAAGCCTACCCGCGGCTGGCTGCACTCCGACAATGTGGTCAGCACCGCCGGTGTTTCCTACAGTGTACGG TACATGGGTTGTGTGGAGGTGCTACAGTCAATGCGAGCGCTGGACTTTAACACCAGAACTCAGGTCACAAG GGAGGCCATCTCTGTGGTGTGCGAGGCCGTGCCCGGAGCCAAAGGAGCCCAGCGCAGGAGAAAG CCTTCCTCACGCTGTATGACATCCATCCTGGGGAAGAGTAACCTGCAGTTTGCCGGCATGACAATCAACCTCACCATCTCGACCAGCAGCCTCAATCTGCTTGCCTCCGACTGCAAACAG ATAATCGCCAATCATCACATGCAGTCCATCTCCTTCGCTTCTGGAGGAGACCCA GATACGGCTGAGTACGTAGCATATGTGGCCAAAGACCCAGTCAACCAGAGAG CATGTCATATCCTGGAGTGTTCAGAGGGTTTAGCCCAGGAAGTCATCAGCACCATCGGCCAAGCCTTTGAGTTGCGTTTCAAACAGTACCTTAAAAACCCCCCCAAACTGGTCACACCTCATGACAG AATGGCCCCGTTTGACGGCTCTGCGTGggaggaagaagatgatgagGCTGCTCCACCTTCTGACGTCCCTTACTATAATAATTTCCCTGGAAAACAGCCTCCCCCTGGTGGACTGATTGACATGAGGACCCGCCCAGGTGCCACGCTG CCTTATGGACAGCCAGGCCAAAATGAAATTCACAAGCAGCCTCTGCCTCCTCTACCAG TGGGTGCTAAAGACGGGGGACGGGAACTGTTCGATGACCCTTCATATGTCAATGTGGACAAACCCCGACCCCCAGTTGCACCTAATGGAAATGCTCACAGAGATGCATTTGATATGA aGCCATTTGATGATGCCCTGGGGGTCTCTGGGCACGGTGGCCCAAGCTCAGTGACAACAGCGCCCCCTCTGGTGCAGCAGTTGCAGTGTGAGACCTGGTTCCATGGTAGTTTAAGTCGCAGAGAAGCAGAGAGGCTGCTGACCCGCGATGGAGACTTCCTGGTGCGGGAGTCTGGGACCACGCCAGGACAGTACGTCCTCACAGGACAGCAGGGGGGTCAGGCCAAACACCTGCTACTAGTCGACCCAGAAGGAGTG gtcCGTACAAAAGACCATCGGTTTGAAAGTGTGAGTCACCTGATCAGTTACCACATGGACAACAGACTCCCCATCGTATCAGCTGGTAGCGAAGTGTGTCTGCAACAGCCAGTGGAGCACAGGGCCtga